In a single window of the Micromonospora sp. WMMD1155 genome:
- a CDS encoding DeoR/GlpR family DNA-binding transcription regulator, which translates to MLAQQRQTAILDLIRQRGGVRVSQLVSRFGVSDMTIRRDLEVLAERGLVDKVHGGATLAGPGSAEEPGFAAKSIRQQAEKRAIAERAARMVEPGMAIALSAGTTTAALATLLSDVRGLTVVTNSIPVADALYQNPRADQTVVLTGGIRTPSDALTGPVAEAAISALNVDLLFLGVHGLGPRTGFTTPNLLEAGVNRCLIGAARRFVVLADHTKWETIGIATIAPLEAADVLITDAGLPVEARTTIGEQVGELVVVEVD; encoded by the coding sequence TTGCTCGCCCAGCAACGGCAGACCGCCATCCTCGACCTGATCCGCCAACGCGGTGGTGTGCGGGTGAGTCAGCTCGTCAGCCGGTTCGGTGTGTCCGACATGACCATCCGGCGCGACCTCGAGGTGTTGGCCGAGCGCGGCCTGGTGGACAAGGTGCACGGCGGCGCGACACTCGCCGGGCCGGGTTCCGCCGAGGAGCCCGGCTTCGCGGCGAAGTCGATCCGGCAGCAGGCGGAGAAACGGGCCATCGCCGAGCGGGCCGCGCGGATGGTCGAGCCGGGGATGGCCATCGCGCTCTCCGCCGGCACCACCACCGCCGCGCTGGCCACGCTGCTCTCCGACGTACGCGGACTGACCGTGGTGACCAACTCGATCCCGGTGGCCGACGCGCTCTACCAGAACCCGCGCGCCGACCAGACAGTCGTGTTGACCGGCGGCATCCGTACCCCGTCGGACGCGTTGACCGGGCCGGTCGCCGAGGCGGCGATCAGCGCACTCAACGTCGACCTGCTCTTCCTCGGCGTGCACGGGCTCGGCCCGCGTACCGGCTTCACCACCCCGAACCTGCTGGAGGCCGGCGTCAACCGGTGCCTGATCGGCGCCGCCCGCCGGTTCGTGGTGCTGGCCGACCACACCAAGTGGGAGACCATCGGCATCGCCACCATCGCCCCGTTGGAGGCCGCCGACGTCCTGATCACCGACGCCGGGCTGCCGGTCGAGGCCCGCACCACGATCGGCGAACAGGTCGGCGAGCTGGTCGTCGTGGAGGTCGACTAG
- a CDS encoding beta-galactosidase, which yields MRRWHGDGISFGGDYNPEQWPEQTWSEDVELMRRAGVNLVSVGIFSWALLEPTPGRFEFGRLDRVLDLLHDGGIQVDLATATASPPPWLARAHPETLPRRADGAILWPGGRQAYCPSSPVFRERSLELVRAVAGRYAEHPAVVMWHVSNELGCHNVHCYCDVSAEAFRGWLRDRYGDLDRLNDAWGTAFWSQRYGDWAEINPPRTAPTFANPTQQLDFLRFSSDEQRAQLRAEREVLTTLVQQPVTTNFMIGLAKNMDYHSWADDVDLVSNDHYLNAADPQGHLGLALAADHTRGVAGGEPWLLMEHSTSAVNWQPRNVAKLPGQLRRNSLAHVARGADGVLFFQWRASRAGAEKFHSALVPHAGPDTKVFREVCRLGADLKALAEVRGSRVDADVAILFDWEAWWGVELDSHPSVDVTYADRLNALYGALWRAGVTADIVHPSADLSGYRLVLVPTLYLVRDADVEALHRYVEGGGIAAVTYFSGIVDADDHIRLGGYPGAFRELLGVRTEEFFPLREGEQVRLDDGSTVDVWTEWLHADGAEVLASYTDGPLPGVPALTRHRVGDGAAWYVGTRLDEAATDRLVARLVDEAGVRPAAPVPTGVEVVRRRDGDRTWLFVLNHTDTEVRLPASGVELLTGARCADELTVPAGEVAVVREDRASAVKEVP from the coding sequence ATGCGGCGATGGCACGGCGACGGCATCTCTTTCGGCGGCGACTACAACCCCGAGCAGTGGCCCGAGCAGACCTGGTCGGAAGACGTCGAGTTGATGCGCCGGGCCGGGGTCAACCTGGTCTCCGTCGGCATCTTCTCCTGGGCGCTGCTGGAACCAACGCCCGGCCGGTTCGAGTTCGGTCGGTTGGATCGGGTTCTGGACCTGCTGCACGACGGCGGCATCCAGGTCGATCTGGCCACCGCCACCGCCAGCCCGCCGCCCTGGCTGGCCCGCGCCCACCCGGAGACGCTGCCGCGACGGGCCGACGGAGCGATCCTCTGGCCGGGTGGCCGACAGGCGTACTGCCCCAGCTCCCCGGTGTTCCGGGAGCGTTCGCTGGAGTTGGTACGGGCGGTCGCCGGCCGGTACGCCGAGCACCCCGCCGTGGTGATGTGGCACGTCTCCAACGAGCTGGGCTGCCACAACGTGCACTGCTACTGCGACGTCAGCGCCGAGGCGTTCCGCGGTTGGCTGCGGGACCGCTACGGCGACCTGGACCGGCTCAACGACGCCTGGGGCACCGCCTTCTGGAGCCAGCGCTACGGCGACTGGGCCGAGATCAACCCTCCGCGCACCGCCCCGACCTTCGCCAACCCCACGCAGCAGTTGGATTTCCTGCGCTTCTCCTCGGATGAGCAGCGCGCCCAGCTGCGCGCCGAACGCGAGGTGCTGACGACGCTGGTCCAGCAGCCGGTGACCACCAACTTCATGATCGGCCTGGCCAAGAACATGGACTACCACTCCTGGGCCGACGACGTGGATCTCGTGTCCAACGACCACTACCTGAACGCGGCCGACCCGCAGGGGCACCTCGGGCTGGCGCTCGCCGCCGACCACACCCGGGGCGTCGCCGGTGGTGAGCCGTGGTTGCTCATGGAGCACTCCACCAGCGCGGTCAACTGGCAACCGCGCAACGTGGCCAAGCTGCCCGGCCAGCTCCGCCGCAACAGCCTGGCCCACGTCGCCCGGGGCGCCGACGGCGTGCTGTTCTTCCAGTGGCGTGCTTCCCGGGCCGGGGCCGAGAAGTTCCACTCCGCGCTGGTGCCGCACGCCGGTCCGGACACCAAGGTGTTCCGCGAGGTCTGTCGGCTGGGCGCGGACCTCAAGGCCCTCGCCGAGGTACGCGGCAGTCGGGTGGACGCCGACGTTGCCATCCTGTTCGACTGGGAGGCATGGTGGGGGGTCGAGTTGGATTCGCACCCCAGCGTCGACGTGACCTACGCCGACCGGCTCAACGCTCTGTACGGCGCGCTGTGGCGGGCCGGCGTGACCGCCGACATCGTGCACCCGTCGGCCGACCTCAGCGGCTATCGGCTGGTCCTGGTACCGACCCTCTACCTCGTCCGGGACGCCGACGTCGAGGCGCTGCACCGCTACGTCGAGGGCGGCGGCATCGCGGCCGTCACCTACTTCAGCGGCATCGTGGACGCCGACGACCACATCCGGCTGGGCGGCTACCCCGGCGCGTTCCGGGAGCTGCTCGGCGTACGCACCGAGGAGTTCTTCCCGCTGCGCGAGGGCGAGCAGGTCCGACTGGACGACGGGAGCACCGTCGACGTGTGGACCGAATGGCTGCACGCCGACGGCGCCGAGGTGCTGGCGTCGTACACCGACGGGCCCTTGCCGGGTGTGCCGGCGCTGACCCGGCACCGGGTCGGTGACGGTGCCGCCTGGTACGTCGGCACCCGGCTGGACGAAGCGGCAACCGACCGGCTGGTCGCCCGGCTCGTCGACGAGGCCGGCGTCCGACCGGCCGCGCCGGTGCCGACAGGTGTGGAGGTGGTACGCCGACGCGACGGCGACCGCACCTGGCTGTTCGTTCTCAACCACACCGACACGGAGGTACGCCTCCCGGCGAGCGGCGTCGAGTTGTTGACCGGTGCGCGGTGCGCCGATGAGCTGACGGTGCCCGCCGGTGAGGTGGCGGTCGTCCGAGAGGACCGGGCCTCCGCTGTGAAGGAGGTTCCCTGA
- a CDS encoding ABC transporter substrate-binding protein yields the protein MSRPQSQAEYLARLVPPSVAGINRRSLLAGAAGTGALLGTGLLAGCGDDSGSGGSSKEVSLGSNQSDPKPKDVLVKVTDGFKTASGVQVGINTVDHNTFQENINNYLQGKPDDVFTWFAGYRMRFFAQKGLAGDISDVWSKLSGFSDAFKKASTGDDGKQYFVPATYYPWAVFYRKSVWQQYGYQVPKTITDFTDLGAQMKKDGLIPIAFADKDGWPAMGTFDILNLRINGYQFHVDLMAGKEAWTSDKVKKVFDTWAGLLPLHQPDSLGRTWQEAAQSLQQKKSGMYLLGLFVGQQFSNDEQDDLDFFTFPEIDPSIGAKALDAPIDGYMMARKPKNEDNARKLLEYFGGKESADITLKNDPAVLVANSGANVGGYTALQKKAAELVGSATEIAQFLDRDTRPDFASTVIIPAIQQFIKDPKDISGLTSSIENQKKSIFTD from the coding sequence ATGTCCCGTCCCCAATCCCAGGCCGAGTACCTGGCTCGGCTCGTACCGCCCTCGGTTGCCGGCATCAACCGACGTTCGCTGCTGGCCGGCGCGGCCGGCACGGGAGCGCTGCTCGGCACCGGTCTGCTCGCCGGCTGCGGCGACGACTCCGGCTCCGGCGGGTCGTCCAAGGAGGTGTCGCTCGGCTCGAACCAGTCCGACCCGAAGCCCAAGGACGTCCTGGTCAAGGTCACCGACGGGTTCAAGACCGCGTCCGGGGTCCAGGTTGGAATCAACACGGTCGACCACAACACGTTCCAGGAGAACATCAACAACTACCTACAGGGCAAGCCGGACGACGTGTTCACCTGGTTCGCCGGCTACCGGATGCGCTTCTTCGCCCAGAAGGGCCTGGCCGGCGACATCAGCGACGTGTGGAGCAAGCTCTCCGGCTTCTCCGACGCGTTCAAGAAGGCGTCCACCGGTGACGACGGAAAGCAGTACTTCGTCCCGGCGACGTACTACCCGTGGGCGGTCTTCTACCGCAAGTCGGTCTGGCAGCAGTACGGCTACCAGGTGCCGAAGACCATCACCGACTTCACCGACCTCGGCGCGCAGATGAAGAAGGACGGGCTGATCCCGATCGCCTTCGCCGACAAGGACGGCTGGCCGGCGATGGGCACCTTCGACATCCTCAACCTGCGGATCAACGGCTACCAGTTCCACGTCGACCTGATGGCCGGCAAGGAGGCCTGGACCTCCGACAAGGTCAAGAAGGTCTTCGACACCTGGGCCGGTCTGCTCCCGCTGCACCAGCCGGACAGCCTCGGACGCACCTGGCAGGAAGCCGCCCAGTCATTGCAGCAGAAGAAGAGCGGGATGTACCTGCTCGGTCTCTTCGTCGGCCAGCAGTTCAGCAACGACGAGCAGGACGACCTCGACTTCTTCACCTTCCCGGAGATCGACCCGTCGATCGGTGCCAAGGCGCTGGACGCCCCGATCGACGGCTACATGATGGCCCGCAAGCCGAAGAACGAGGACAACGCCCGCAAGCTGCTGGAGTACTTCGGCGGCAAGGAGTCCGCGGACATCACGCTGAAGAACGACCCGGCCGTCCTGGTCGCCAACAGCGGCGCCAACGTCGGCGGCTACACCGCGCTGCAGAAGAAGGCAGCCGAGCTGGTCGGGTCGGCCACCGAGATCGCCCAGTTCCTCGACCGGGACACCCGACCGGACTTCGCCTCCACGGTGATCATCCCGGCGATCCAGCAGTTCATCAAGGACCCGAAGGACATCAGCGGGCTCACCTCGTCCATCGAGAACCAGAAAAAGTCGATCTTCACTGACTGA